In Helianthus annuus cultivar XRQ/B chromosome 3, HanXRQr2.0-SUNRISE, whole genome shotgun sequence, a single window of DNA contains:
- the LOC110931435 gene encoding uncharacterized protein LOC110931435, whose product MAGANNDIAVLQSSNLLDDVIDGVALDTSFYANDVKYKYGYYLTDDIYPEWATFVKSLSCPDDEKRMYCKKKQEASRKYIERAFGMLKKKWSIIAQPSRILEKSKMRNVMYTCIILHNMKLEDSGRAFCGESYDESNQSTNSLLTYAEKEVIQARIRDRDAHHNLRADLTEHLWFYREQG is encoded by the coding sequence ATGGCCGGTGCGAACAATGACATCGCAGTTTTACAATCTTCGAATCTTCTAGACGATGTCATAGATGGTGTTGCACTAGATACTTCATTCTATGCAAACGACGTGAAGTATAAGTATGGGTACTATCTCACAGACGATATTTATCCAGAGTGGGCGACGTTTGTGAAAAGTCTTTCGTGTCCAGATGACGAGAAAAGAATGTATTGCAAGAAGAAACAAGAGGCATCAAGAAAATATATCGAGCGGGCTTTCGGTATGTTAAAAAAGAAATGGTCTATCATTGCCCAACCATCGAGGATACTTGAAAAAAGTAAAATGAGAAACGTCATGTATACGTGCATCATCTTGCATAACATGAAATTGGAGGACTCGGGCAGAGCGTTTTGTGGAGAAAGTTATGATGAAAGTAACCAATCGACGAACTCACTACTCACATATGCTGAAAAAGAAGTTATCCAAGCAAGGATACGTGACAGGGACGCACACCATAACCTTCGAGCTGATCTGACCGAGCACCTATGGTTTTATCGTGAACAAGGATGA